A genomic stretch from Deinococcus ruber includes:
- a CDS encoding DUF5682 family protein, which yields MTHTDSYSIYPIRHHGPGSARSVERALAANPPDVLLVEGPADADALLPFLNSPELEAPVALMAHVQGEPERAVFYPLAAFSPEFVAFRWALERGIPAHFMDLPTSMTLATVTSPADLELSEELPTPEAVAPEALNPDTEPEPPAEPALRADPLAVLAQAAGYTDFERWWESLVEARGDDAATFEAVAEVMAAVREEQTAGERDALREAHMRGVIREALKTGQRVAVVCGAWHAPALTPDVLEREKKTDALLIQQHLKAVPKVKVALTLVPWTHGRLTMHSGYGAGVQSPGWYAHLFAGRPHVSAEWLTRSARLLREHKLDASSAQVIDAVRLSEALAAIRGLGLPGLPELTDATRSIFSWESDLPLRLLDEKLLVGERLGSVPEGVPAVPLAQDLAAAQKRLRLKVEATARELILDLREDTDLSRSQLFHRLTLLGIPWAKAAAVRGAGTFKEGWGLRWEPEFAVRVVEASRYGNTLVRAANSYAAGLARKAATLNELSELLEVTRLSNLPGAARVALKALDVRAAAASDVSELLGALPPLARLARYGDVRSRGSDDPTPVFRALVARAGANLPNAALGLALEAAQVIQKSVAKADAAVSLLQDEASRAEWLAALHALDAQDDAHPLLHGDAVRRLRDHALLNEDAVRGRMALALAATRDPASVSAWLDGFLGEDGSLLLHDPGLLGLLDEWVTTLPPDAFDVVLPALRRSLARLEPAQRRQVGEELRGLEKAQTVRDLDDDLGMLPIPFALKLLGVKA from the coding sequence ATGACCCATACCGATTCCTATTCGATCTACCCTATCCGCCACCACGGCCCCGGCTCGGCCCGCAGCGTGGAACGCGCCCTGGCCGCCAACCCGCCCGATGTGCTGCTCGTCGAAGGCCCAGCCGACGCCGATGCGCTGCTGCCCTTCCTGAACAGCCCGGAACTGGAAGCGCCCGTGGCACTGATGGCGCACGTTCAGGGCGAGCCGGAACGGGCGGTGTTCTACCCGCTGGCGGCCTTCAGCCCGGAATTCGTGGCCTTTCGCTGGGCGCTGGAGCGCGGCATTCCCGCCCACTTCATGGACCTGCCCACGAGCATGACGCTGGCGACGGTGACTAGCCCCGCCGACCTCGAACTGTCCGAAGAGCTGCCCACGCCTGAAGCTGTCGCACCCGAAGCCCTCAACCCAGATACCGAGCCGGAACCACCCGCTGAGCCTGCGTTGCGGGCCGATCCGCTGGCGGTGCTGGCACAGGCGGCAGGTTATACCGATTTCGAGCGCTGGTGGGAAAGTCTGGTCGAGGCACGCGGCGACGACGCAGCCACCTTCGAGGCGGTGGCCGAAGTGATGGCGGCGGTGCGCGAGGAGCAGACGGCAGGCGAACGCGACGCGCTGCGCGAGGCTCACATGCGCGGCGTCATCCGCGAGGCGCTGAAGACCGGGCAGCGGGTGGCAGTGGTGTGCGGCGCGTGGCACGCTCCCGCCCTGACGCCAGACGTGCTGGAACGCGAGAAAAAGACCGACGCCCTGCTGATTCAGCAGCATCTGAAGGCGGTGCCGAAAGTGAAGGTGGCGCTGACGCTCGTTCCCTGGACACACGGACGCCTGACCATGCACAGCGGGTACGGCGCGGGCGTGCAGTCGCCGGGGTGGTACGCGCACCTGTTTGCGGGCAGGCCGCACGTCAGCGCCGAGTGGCTGACCCGCAGTGCCCGCCTGCTGCGCGAACACAAACTGGATGCGTCCAGCGCCCAGGTGATCGACGCGGTGCGGCTGAGTGAGGCGCTGGCGGCGATTCGTGGGCTGGGACTGCCGGGGCTGCCCGAGCTGACCGACGCGACACGCTCTATCTTCTCGTGGGAATCTGACCTGCCGCTGAGACTGCTGGACGAGAAGTTGCTGGTGGGCGAGCGGCTTGGCAGCGTGCCGGAAGGCGTGCCCGCCGTGCCGCTGGCGCAGGATCTGGCGGCGGCTCAGAAGCGGCTGCGGCTGAAAGTCGAGGCCACCGCCCGCGAACTCATCCTCGATCTGCGCGAAGATACCGACCTGTCGCGCAGCCAGCTCTTTCACCGCCTGACGCTGCTGGGTATTCCCTGGGCAAAAGCGGCAGCGGTGCGCGGCGCAGGCACCTTCAAGGAAGGCTGGGGGCTGCGCTGGGAGCCAGAATTTGCCGTGCGGGTCGTCGAGGCCAGCCGGTACGGAAATACCCTGGTACGCGCCGCCAACAGCTACGCGGCAGGGCTGGCCCGCAAGGCCGCCACCCTGAACGAGCTGTCGGAGTTGCTGGAAGTGACGCGCCTGAGCAACCTGCCCGGCGCGGCCCGCGTGGCCCTGAAGGCGCTGGACGTGCGGGCCGCCGCCGCTTCTGACGTGAGCGAGTTGCTGGGCGCACTGCCCCCACTGGCAAGGCTCGCCCGCTACGGCGACGTGCGGAGCCGGGGAAGCGACGACCCGACGCCGGTGTTCCGGGCGCTGGTGGCGCGGGCCGGGGCCAACTTGCCCAATGCCGCGCTGGGGCTGGCGCTGGAAGCGGCGCAGGTCATTCAGAAGAGCGTGGCGAAGGCCGACGCCGCCGTCTCGCTGCTGCAAGATGAGGCGAGCCGCGCCGAGTGGCTGGCTGCCCTGCACGCGCTTGACGCCCAAGACGATGCCCACCCGCTGCTGCACGGAGACGCGGTACGCCGACTGCGCGACCATGCCCTGCTGAACGAAGACGCGGTGCGCGGGCGAATGGCGCTGGCCCTGGCCGCCACCCGCGACCCTGCCAGCGTAAGCGCGTGGCTCGACGGCTTTCTGGGGGAAGACGGCTCGCTGCTGCTGCACGACCCCGGCCTGCTGGGGCTGCTCGACGAGTGGGTCACGACGCTGCCGCCAGACGCCTTCGATGTCGTTCTTCCGGCGCTGCGGCGTTCGCTGGCGCGGCTGGAACCGGCCCAGCGGCGGCAGGTGGGCGAGGAATTGCGCGGTCTGGAAAAAGCGCAGACGGTACGCGACCTCGACGACGATCTGGGCATGCTCCCGATTCCATTCGCGCTGAAGTTGCTGGGCGTGAAAGCGTGA
- a CDS encoding VWA domain-containing protein: MTASQLDSVSPEERLRRWRLLLGGPTRSGQSADGTGCTLSDQDARLDAALAALYDQAPYGKEGKSKGKRTAGLGSSAPSVAAWLSEVRELFPQDTVRVLQADAVDRLGLRTLLLEPELMEQIEPDIHMAATLMSLKDVMPDTAKETARVVVRKVVDELMRRLAEPLRSAVSGSLNRSQRNNRPRHSEIDWSRTILKNLRHYQPEQRTIVPDRLVGYGRARRSLKDIVLCLDQSGSMASSVVYAGVFGAVLASLPAVSTRVVVFDTEVVDLSEQLSDPVDVLFGVQLGGGTDINRALGYCQGVIQRPEDTILVLISDLYEGGNERQMLGRARALVDAGVRVIALLALDDDGSPGYDHRVAAAYAGMGIPTFACTPAHFPELMATAIAGGDVNAWAASQGIATARAEEEKLTN; encoded by the coding sequence ATGACTGCAAGCCAGCTGGACTCTGTTTCCCCCGAAGAACGCCTGCGCCGCTGGCGGCTGCTGCTGGGCGGCCCCACCCGCTCGGGCCAGAGCGCCGACGGAACCGGCTGCACCCTGAGCGATCAGGATGCCCGGCTGGATGCCGCGCTGGCCGCCCTCTACGATCAGGCTCCTTATGGCAAAGAGGGCAAAAGCAAGGGCAAACGCACGGCGGGTCTGGGCAGCAGCGCCCCCAGCGTGGCGGCGTGGCTGTCGGAGGTGCGCGAACTGTTTCCTCAGGACACGGTGCGGGTGCTGCAAGCCGACGCGGTAGACCGGCTGGGACTGCGAACGCTGCTGCTCGAACCCGAACTGATGGAGCAGATCGAACCCGATATCCACATGGCCGCCACGCTGATGAGTCTGAAAGACGTGATGCCAGATACAGCCAAGGAGACAGCGCGGGTGGTGGTTCGCAAGGTCGTGGATGAGCTGATGCGGCGGCTGGCCGAACCGCTCCGCAGCGCTGTGAGTGGCAGCCTGAACCGCTCGCAGCGCAACAACCGCCCCCGGCACAGCGAGATCGACTGGAGCCGCACCATCCTGAAAAATCTGCGGCACTACCAGCCAGAGCAGCGCACCATCGTTCCAGACAGACTGGTGGGCTACGGGCGGGCGCGGCGCAGCCTGAAAGACATCGTGCTGTGCCTCGACCAGAGCGGCAGCATGGCAAGCAGCGTGGTGTACGCGGGCGTGTTCGGAGCGGTGCTGGCGAGCCTGCCCGCCGTGAGCACGCGGGTGGTGGTCTTCGATACCGAAGTGGTGGACCTGAGCGAGCAGCTTTCCGACCCGGTAGACGTGCTGTTCGGCGTGCAGCTCGGCGGCGGCACCGACATCAACAGGGCGCTGGGCTACTGCCAGGGCGTGATTCAGCGGCCCGAAGACACCATCCTGGTGCTGATTTCCGATCTGTACGAGGGTGGCAACGAGCGGCAGATGCTGGGCCGCGCCCGTGCGCTGGTCGATGCGGGCGTGCGGGTGATCGCGCTGCTGGCTCTCGACGACGACGGCTCGCCCGGCTACGATCACCGCGTCGCTGCCGCGTATGCTGGCATGGGCATTCCGACGTTCGCCTGCACGCCCGCGCACTTCCCCGAACTCATGGCAACAGCGATTGCCGGGGGCGACGTGAACGCCTGGGCCGCCTCGCAGGGCATCGCCACGGCGCGGGCGGAGGAAGAAAAGCTGACGAACTGA
- a CDS encoding DUF5691 domain-containing protein, translating to MTASDLELLAATARRGTARSTLPEPSATALGAALAAVSRDAPEAALLARAALVGLHARAGRLPARATDAAPIFQPTGEVAQYAPADVLALLPTLMSAPPIMQELLQHVAARGLTLPVTDARPVLELLGSQGGDPLGGTLWPVLDDVGRWLARLHPVWKRQEPAQATESVQLERLRRELVEAHAADPHAASADLLTRWNALKADERRAALNAVAGSLHPADLPLLALAQQDRLDDVRRLARLLPAHLPGPLADEVRAALQALVKLDKKGRLKVGVTELPAALRDPAPKKGTVEDELALLIGATPLDEVAALLGGPDIIRRLSEYRNPGGTHSTYHELRQAATGGAGLDALLGLAPSLGTALTAWPQARVRERLWEAIERLLTQKQPETDLLAVTSALLGALIGPLAEAAAPLEPVKPGLFQRLKNLARPSAPDDLTRLHRLFESLLKHVATELPDQPHFHLNLLSTLALQLDPARPLPDLPAPPPAPTLDPLKKPSKETLQNVQRQEWQRSYLERQYAELTQIHALRRRIHTLLPDPVPTEGANS from the coding sequence GTGACCGCCAGCGACCTCGAACTGCTGGCGGCAACTGCCCGGCGAGGCACCGCCCGCAGCACCCTGCCCGAGCCGAGCGCCACCGCCCTGGGCGCAGCGCTCGCAGCGGTCAGCCGCGACGCACCCGAAGCCGCGCTGCTGGCCCGCGCCGCCCTGGTTGGCCTGCATGCCCGCGCCGGACGCCTGCCCGCCCGCGCCACTGACGCCGCACCGATCTTCCAGCCAACTGGCGAAGTCGCCCAGTACGCGCCCGCCGACGTGCTGGCCCTGCTGCCCACCCTGATGAGTGCGCCGCCCATCATGCAGGAACTGCTGCAACACGTGGCGGCACGCGGCCTGACCCTTCCCGTGACCGACGCACGCCCGGTTCTCGAACTGCTCGGCAGTCAGGGCGGCGACCCGCTGGGCGGCACGCTCTGGCCTGTGCTGGACGACGTGGGGCGCTGGCTGGCGCGGCTGCATCCGGTCTGGAAGCGTCAGGAACCGGCGCAGGCCACCGAATCGGTGCAGCTCGAACGCCTTCGCCGCGAGCTGGTCGAGGCCCACGCTGCCGACCCCCACGCTGCCAGTGCCGACCTGCTGACCCGCTGGAATGCGCTGAAGGCCGACGAGCGCCGCGCCGCGCTGAACGCCGTGGCAGGCAGCCTTCACCCCGCCGATCTGCCGCTGCTGGCTCTGGCGCAGCAGGATCGCCTGGACGACGTGCGCCGCCTCGCCCGGTTGCTGCCTGCTCACCTGCCGGGGCCGCTGGCCGACGAGGTGCGGGCCGCGCTGCAAGCCCTCGTCAAGCTCGACAAGAAGGGCAGGCTGAAAGTGGGCGTGACGGAACTTCCAGCCGCCCTGCGCGACCCGGCCCCGAAAAAGGGCACGGTGGAAGACGAACTGGCGCTGCTGATCGGGGCCACGCCGCTGGATGAAGTGGCGGCACTGCTGGGTGGGCCGGACATCATTCGCAGGCTCTCGGAGTACCGCAACCCCGGCGGCACACACAGCACGTACCACGAGCTGCGGCAGGCGGCGACGGGTGGAGCCGGTCTGGACGCGCTGCTGGGCCTGGCTCCCTCGCTGGGCACGGCGCTGACGGCGTGGCCGCAGGCACGGGTGCGCGAGCGGCTGTGGGAGGCCATCGAGCGGCTGCTGACGCAGAAGCAGCCCGAGACCGATCTGCTGGCCGTGACTTCGGCGCTGCTGGGCGCACTGATCGGCCCGCTGGCCGAAGCTGCCGCGCCGCTGGAACCCGTCAAACCCGGCCTGTTTCAGCGGCTCAAAAATCTCGCCCGGCCTTCCGCCCCCGACGACCTCACGCGGCTGCATCGGCTGTTCGAGTCGCTGCTGAAGCACGTTGCCACCGAGCTGCCCGACCAGCCGCACTTTCACCTGAACCTGCTGAGCACGCTGGCGCTTCAGCTCGATCCGGCCCGCCCGCTGCCCGACCTGCCCGCCCCGCCGCCCGCGCCCACCCTCGACCCTCTGAAAAAGCCCAGCAAGGAAACGCTCCAGAACGTCCAGCGCCAGGAATGGCAGCGCTCGTATCTGGAACGCCAGTACGCCGAACTGACCCAGATTCACGCACTGCGCCGCCGAATTCATACACTGCTGCCCGACCCCGTTCCAACCGAAGGAGCCAACTCATGA
- a CDS encoding SWIM zinc finger family protein has protein sequence MNRSTESILSLAPDASSAAAARKLLSPGKWPTLSASPEALWGECQGSGAQPYVVGVDLRTPELASKCSCPSRKFPCKHALALLLLEAGQQGTWTAAPLPDTLQKWLDGRQARAETAAAPKPEKPADPAAKAKREAARSQKITRGLEDLHLWLQDLIREGLQAARTRSYRDWDAQAARLIDAQAPGAARLVRQIPEHLPDETGEALLLHLGKLALLCEGWQHREVLSEPERAQLLTALGQPLDTAALPGEGPAEQWTAMGAQTEQDGKLNTRRTWLRRDADGQIGVLLEFAPQGTGLSAEWPARHSAALKVRFVPTAHPQRVLVDTSEARFSATSRQPAPVSIRELYAAYAGALALNPWVESIGFEIGPVSILPDPPQAHDDHGDAVPLLDADPYALLAHSAGQRMHVFGEWDGQAFRPLSAVPERRGAES, from the coding sequence ATGAATCGATCAACTGAAAGCATTCTGTCGCTGGCCCCCGACGCGTCCAGTGCAGCCGCCGCCAGAAAGCTGCTGAGTCCGGGGAAATGGCCCACGCTGTCGGCTTCGCCAGAGGCGCTGTGGGGGGAATGTCAGGGCAGCGGCGCTCAGCCGTATGTGGTGGGCGTCGATCTGAGAACGCCGGAACTGGCCTCGAAGTGCTCGTGCCCCAGCCGCAAATTTCCGTGCAAACACGCGCTGGCGCTGCTGCTGCTGGAAGCCGGGCAGCAGGGAACCTGGACGGCTGCGCCGCTGCCCGACACGCTGCAAAAGTGGCTGGATGGACGGCAGGCCCGCGCCGAAACGGCTGCCGCGCCGAAGCCGGAAAAACCCGCCGACCCCGCCGCGAAGGCCAAGCGTGAGGCCGCCCGCAGCCAGAAGATCACGCGGGGACTGGAAGACCTACACCTGTGGCTTCAGGACCTGATCCGCGAGGGGCTACAGGCTGCCCGCACACGCTCGTACCGCGACTGGGACGCGCAGGCCGCCCGCCTGATCGACGCGCAGGCTCCGGGCGCGGCGCGGCTGGTGCGCCAGATTCCAGAGCACCTGCCCGACGAGACGGGAGAAGCGCTGCTGCTGCATCTGGGCAAACTGGCGCTGCTGTGCGAGGGCTGGCAGCATCGTGAGGTACTGAGTGAACCCGAGAGAGCGCAACTGCTGACCGCGCTGGGGCAACCGCTGGACACGGCGGCGCTGCCCGGTGAAGGCCCAGCGGAACAGTGGACGGCGATGGGCGCACAGACCGAGCAGGACGGTAAGCTGAACACCCGCCGCACGTGGCTGCGCCGTGATGCAGACGGGCAGATCGGCGTGCTGCTGGAATTCGCGCCGCAGGGCACCGGCCTGAGCGCCGAATGGCCCGCCCGCCACAGCGCCGCGCTGAAGGTGCGCTTCGTGCCCACCGCCCACCCGCAGCGCGTGCTCGTGGACACGTCAGAGGCCAGATTTTCAGCCACTTCCCGTCAGCCCGCCCCCGTCAGCATCCGCGAGTTGTACGCCGCGTATGCCGGAGCGCTGGCCCTGAACCCGTGGGTCGAATCCATCGGCTTCGAGATCGGCCCGGTCAGCATTCTCCCCGATCCGCCGCAGGCCCACGACGACCACGGCGACGCAGTGCCGCTGCTGGACGCCGACCCTTATGCGCTGCTGGCTCACAGCGCCGGGCAACGAATGCATGTGTTCGGCGAGTGGGATGGGCAGGCATTCCGGCCCCTCAGCGCCGTTCCCGAGCGCCGGGGGGCCGAATCGTGA
- a CDS encoding ATP-binding protein yields the protein MTHLPTTPTDVLRDHAEHTYAHELSALAAADTHPRPPKWNLSPRAVLTYLLGGVAGDTEITPKYVGERRLMEVAVATLATDRALLLIGVPGTAKSWVSEHLAAAISGDSTLLVQGTAGTDESAIRYGWNYARLLAEGPSEAALVESPVMYAMRHGKIARLEELTRVQSDVQDTLITVLSEKTLPIPELRSEVQAQRGFNLIATANNRDKGVNELSSALKRRFNTVVLPVPDSLEDELNIVTRRVEQLGRSLGLPAVPPALEEVRRVVTVFRELRAGLTGDGKTKLKSPSGSLSTAEAISVVNQGLTLATHFGDGVLSARDVAASLVGAVIKDPVQDRAVWNEYLEIAIKKREGWKEFYTACREES from the coding sequence ATGACGCATCTTCCCACCACCCCCACCGATGTCCTGCGCGACCACGCCGAGCACACCTACGCCCACGAGCTGAGCGCCCTGGCCGCTGCCGACACGCATCCGCGCCCCCCGAAATGGAACCTGAGTCCGAGGGCGGTGCTGACGTACCTGCTGGGCGGCGTGGCGGGCGACACCGAGATCACGCCGAAGTACGTGGGCGAGCGCCGCCTGATGGAAGTGGCGGTGGCGACGCTGGCGACCGACCGTGCCCTGCTGCTGATCGGCGTGCCCGGCACCGCGAAAAGCTGGGTGAGCGAACACCTCGCGGCGGCCATTTCCGGCGACAGCACGCTGCTGGTGCAGGGCACGGCGGGCACCGACGAGAGCGCGATCCGCTACGGCTGGAACTATGCCCGGCTGTTGGCCGAGGGGCCGAGCGAGGCAGCGCTGGTCGAAAGCCCGGTGATGTACGCCATGCGACACGGCAAGATCGCCCGGCTGGAAGAGCTGACCCGCGTGCAGAGCGACGTGCAGGACACCCTGATTACCGTGCTGTCGGAAAAGACGCTGCCGATTCCAGAGCTGAGGAGCGAGGTGCAGGCACAGCGGGGCTTTAACCTGATCGCCACCGCCAACAACCGCGACAAGGGCGTGAACGAGCTGTCGAGCGCCCTGAAACGCCGCTTCAATACCGTGGTGCTGCCCGTGCCAGACAGCCTGGAAGATGAACTGAACATCGTGACGAGACGGGTCGAGCAACTGGGCCGCAGCCTGGGCCTGCCTGCCGTGCCGCCCGCACTGGAGGAGGTGCGCCGCGTGGTGACGGTGTTCCGCGAGCTGCGGGCCGGGCTGACGGGCGACGGCAAGACCAAGCTGAAAAGTCCCAGCGGCAGCCTGAGCACCGCCGAGGCCATCAGCGTGGTGAACCAGGGTCTGACGCTCGCCACCCACTTTGGCGACGGCGTGCTGAGCGCCAGAGACGTGGCGGCTAGTCTGGTGGGCGCGGTGATTAAAGACCCGGTGCAGGACCGGGCCGTGTGGAACGAGTATCTGGAAATTGCCATCAAGAAGCGCGAGGGGTGGAAGGAGTTTTATACGGCGTGCCGAGAAGAGAGCTGA
- a CDS encoding methylenetetrahydrofolate reductase, with protein MTDTSSLITPSSAPASPTRISIELVPRSRSVLEAELLDIRSKLSDVRTVNIVDLLRLKTRSWEGCSLALAHLPEAIPHIRAIDIDPRSPLPMAEALVSHGIREVLVIEGDPPADMGHRTYAVTSLEIIRKFQRELPQIRVWAGLDPYRQSFARERDYAEAKLEAGAVGFFTQPFFDLRMLEIWAELLPACEVFWGATSVTTERSLSYWQNRNKAILPKNFDLSLEANRAFARELLAFARNSGGHAYFMPIKESSAEYLSGVL; from the coding sequence ATGACTGACACTTCTTCACTCATCACCCCTTCCTCTGCTCCCGCTTCCCCCACCCGCATTTCCATCGAACTCGTGCCGCGCAGCCGCAGCGTTCTGGAAGCCGAACTGCTCGATATCCGCTCGAAGCTGAGCGACGTTCGGACGGTGAATATCGTCGATCTGCTGCGCCTGAAGACCCGCAGCTGGGAAGGCTGCTCGCTGGCGCTGGCGCATCTGCCGGAAGCCATTCCGCATATCCGGGCCATCGATATCGATCCGCGCTCTCCCCTGCCGATGGCCGAAGCGCTCGTGTCACACGGCATCCGCGAGGTGCTGGTGATCGAGGGCGATCCACCCGCCGACATGGGCCACCGCACCTACGCCGTGACCAGCCTGGAAATCATCCGCAAGTTTCAGCGCGAGTTGCCGCAGATCCGGGTGTGGGCGGGCCTCGATCCGTATCGCCAGTCGTTTGCCCGCGAGCGCGACTACGCCGAGGCCAAGCTGGAGGCGGGCGCGGTGGGCTTCTTCACGCAACCGTTTTTCGACCTTCGGATGCTGGAAATCTGGGCCGAACTGCTACCAGCCTGCGAGGTGTTCTGGGGCGCGACTTCCGTTACCACAGAGCGCAGCCTGAGCTACTGGCAGAACCGCAACAAGGCAATCTTGCCCAAAAACTTCGATCTGAGTCTGGAGGCCAACCGCGCCTTTGCCCGCGAGCTACTGGCATTCGCGCGGAATTCTGGAGGCCACGCCTATTTCATGCCGATCAAGGAAAGCTCGGCGGAGTATCTGAGCGGCGTGCTGTAG
- a CDS encoding putative bifunctional diguanylate cyclase/phosphodiesterase yields MPYWALQNLGIALCVFFAAAIFFPEHTYHFGYSIVQNLIWIQPIIAFSILNNFHTVYWQSLRIMLALITLIMLGAVIMLLRGGLDFAFVFFLFNIVTGAWATIYGSRKFVEQKDIYIRQRGKIAALEHLANTDLLTNLPNRRSFYAEIDAYIEQGIPRFALMVIDVDNFKTINDTLGHTAGDEFLSALAVFLGRYTQDGRIVARLSGDEFALLLPGSDLAAALKVGETIVRDLQLAGALATPSESVMRITASIGLSVYPDDGLEKPTLIKNADMALYAVKRKGKNGVLAYAEIDHFNLEAEQAIIRELDFAIERDELRVVLQPIYDVFTRTIPKVELLTRWHSQSLGPVSPELFIPLAERSGMIVALGWWTLREGCRIARRHPGLQVCVNVSGAQLVSAGFVEGVSRLLKEEHVLPSAIALEITETFFSGGSALNEAIVSQLSEAGLDIIIDDFGIGYSNYDRLKKMPISCLKFDKTFTNSLMDSDNDQAYTKEIISSLVRLGRIAHFSVTAEGIEFPAQLSAVQGLGCQYAQGYLMARPMSPADLATLLGA; encoded by the coding sequence ATGCCCTATTGGGCGCTGCAAAATTTAGGTATAGCGCTCTGCGTATTTTTTGCAGCCGCTATTTTTTTTCCTGAACATACCTATCACTTTGGTTACAGTATCGTTCAAAACCTGATATGGATTCAACCTATCATCGCCTTTTCTATTTTAAATAACTTCCATACCGTTTATTGGCAGTCACTGCGAATAATGTTGGCACTGATCACCCTCATCATGCTGGGTGCGGTAATAATGCTTCTGCGCGGTGGGCTGGATTTTGCATTCGTATTTTTTCTCTTCAATATTGTGACGGGTGCCTGGGCTACAATTTATGGCTCCAGAAAATTTGTAGAGCAGAAAGATATCTATATAAGACAGCGTGGTAAGATCGCTGCGCTAGAGCATCTTGCCAACACCGATCTTCTGACCAACCTTCCAAACCGCCGAAGCTTTTACGCGGAAATAGACGCATACATTGAACAGGGCATACCTCGCTTTGCCCTCATGGTCATTGATGTCGATAATTTCAAGACGATTAACGACACGCTGGGGCATACGGCAGGTGATGAGTTTCTGAGCGCTTTGGCCGTGTTTCTTGGGCGCTATACCCAGGACGGCAGGATCGTGGCCCGCCTGAGCGGTGATGAATTCGCGCTGCTGCTGCCTGGAAGCGACCTGGCGGCGGCTCTGAAGGTGGGCGAGACGATTGTTCGCGATCTGCAACTTGCTGGCGCTCTGGCGACCCCTTCAGAGAGCGTGATGCGGATTACCGCCAGTATTGGCCTGAGTGTGTATCCCGACGATGGCCTGGAAAAGCCGACGCTGATCAAGAATGCCGATATGGCTCTTTACGCGGTCAAGCGAAAGGGAAAAAATGGTGTCCTGGCCTACGCCGAGATCGACCATTTCAATCTGGAAGCCGAGCAGGCCATCATTCGCGAACTCGACTTCGCCATCGAACGGGACGAGCTGCGGGTGGTCTTGCAGCCGATCTACGACGTTTTCACCCGCACGATTCCGAAGGTGGAATTGCTGACGAGGTGGCACAGTCAGAGCCTGGGGCCGGTGTCGCCAGAGCTGTTCATTCCGCTGGCTGAGCGTTCCGGCATGATCGTGGCGCTGGGCTGGTGGACGCTGCGCGAAGGCTGCCGTATCGCCCGGCGTCATCCCGGTCTTCAGGTATGTGTCAATGTCTCAGGTGCTCAGCTGGTCTCGGCAGGCTTTGTCGAGGGCGTCAGTCGTCTGCTGAAAGAGGAGCATGTATTGCCTTCGGCCATTGCGCTGGAAATTACCGAAACCTTCTTCTCTGGGGGCAGTGCCCTGAACGAAGCCATTGTTTCTCAGCTTTCCGAAGCGGGCCTGGATATCATCATCGATGACTTTGGGATCGGCTATTCCAACTACGACCGACTGAAAAAAATGCCGATCTCCTGCCTGAAATTCGACAAGACGTTTACCAATAGCCTGATGGATTCCGACAACGATCAGGCCTATACCAAGGAAATTATCTCTTCGCTGGTCAGGCTGGGCAGAATCGCGCACTTTTCGGTGACTGCCGAGGGTATCGAGTTTCCGGCCCAGCTCAGTGCGGTTCAGGGGCTGGGCTGTCAGTATGCACAGGGATATCTGATGGCCCGGCCCATGTCACCGGCCGATCTGGCAACTCTGCTCGGTGCCTGA
- a CDS encoding endonuclease/exonuclease/phosphatase family protein, producing MPRRPTSARLTALAWGVAALLLAEWVGVTFIADRTAPTLLLTYFFLPQIWLLLVVPLLVFSVWRRRGRAIVGSVVAVGLTLLLLGWQLPAFGPHAAPTLRLMTYNVARGAGGAAALATTLRAQNPDVVCLQETNTVKAGVLEELLRGLPDYRAVRSREVVLLSRFPVLAQQQRPLTGSSRTLLSATLEVRGQRLNVIDAHFTTIPLRGGWLKARDARNQQLGALLDMTTALPGALAVCGDFNTPARGLVYAALKRTFGNAFEQAGTGAGYSFPSGFPVARIDHVWLRGVRAVSASVPDSRASDHRPLVVGLALP from the coding sequence ATGCCCCGTCGCCCGACCTCCGCACGCCTGACCGCCCTTGCCTGGGGCGTCGCCGCGCTCCTGCTGGCGGAGTGGGTCGGGGTGACGTTCATCGCAGACCGCACCGCGCCCACGCTGCTGCTGACGTATTTTTTCCTGCCGCAGATATGGCTGCTGCTGGTGGTGCCGCTGCTCGTTTTCAGCGTGTGGCGGCGCAGGGGCAGGGCGATAGTTGGCAGCGTTGTTGCGGTTGGGCTGACCCTGCTGCTGCTCGGCTGGCAGCTTCCGGCTTTCGGCCCCCACGCCGCGCCCACCCTGCGACTGATGACCTACAACGTGGCGCGGGGTGCGGGCGGAGCGGCAGCGCTCGCCACCACGCTTCGCGCTCAGAATCCCGACGTGGTGTGCCTTCAGGAAACCAACACCGTGAAGGCGGGGGTGCTGGAAGAGCTGCTGCGTGGGCTGCCAGACTACCGCGCCGTGCGTTCCCGCGAGGTCGTGTTGCTGTCGCGCTTTCCGGTGCTGGCCCAGCAGCAGCGCCCCCTGACGGGCAGCAGCCGGACTCTGCTGAGCGCCACGCTGGAGGTACGCGGCCAGCGCCTGAACGTCATTGACGCCCATTTCACCACCATTCCGCTGCGGGGCGGCTGGCTGAAAGCGCGAGACGCCCGCAATCAGCAACTCGGCGCACTGCTGGACATGACGACTGCTCTGCCCGGAGCGCTGGCCGTCTGCGGAGACTTCAACACTCCGGCGCGGGGGCTGGTGTACGCGGCCCTGAAACGCACCTTCGGCAATGCCTTCGAGCAGGCCGGAACGGGTGCCGGGTACAGTTTTCCATCGGGGTTTCCGGTGGCGCGAATCGACCATGTGTGGCTGCGCGGCGTGCGGGCGGTGTCGGCATCCGTCCCCGACAGCCGCGCCTCTGACCATCGCCCGCTGGTGGTGGGGTTGGCACTGCCATAA